In Alistipes ihumii AP11, a genomic segment contains:
- a CDS encoding acyl carrier protein: protein MSDVSSKVVDIIVDKLGVDAAEVVPAASFTNDLGADSLDTVELIMEFEKEFEISIPDEDAEKITTVGDAINYISEKKK from the coding sequence ATGTCAGACGTTTCATCAAAAGTAGTGGACATCATCGTCGACAAGCTCGGCGTTGACGCTGCCGAAGTGGTTCCCGCCGCAAGCTTCACCAACGACCTCGGGGCCGACTCGCTCGACACCGTGGAGCTGATCATGGAGTTCGAGAAGGAATTCGAGATCTCGATTCCCGACGAAGACGCTGAGAAGATCACCACCGTAGGCGACGCAATCAACTACATCAGCGAGAAAAAGAAGTAA
- the pstA gene encoding phosphate ABC transporter permease PstA: protein MITSSKISKRKKRSQRLAFGLFRLTSLLVVAILVWILGFIIVKGAGVVSWEFLTSMPENGMTEGGILPAIVGTLCLVAGSIAVAFPLGVMSGIYVSEYARDNWLVRVIRVMTSNLSGVPSIVFGLFGMALFVRTLGFGDSIIAGSLTLALLVLPIVIRTTEEAIRSIDNSLRNGSYALGATKLQTVWRVLLPMAFPNIVTGLILSIGRVSGETAPILFTAAAYFLPKLPDSIFDQVMALPYHLYVIATSGTDLEASRPMAYGTALVLIAIVLLINLLANGLRRYFGRKVKTN, encoded by the coding sequence ATGATAACGTCCTCGAAAATATCGAAACGCAAGAAGCGCTCGCAACGACTCGCTTTCGGGCTGTTCCGACTGACGAGCCTGCTGGTCGTGGCCATACTGGTATGGATTCTGGGTTTCATCATCGTCAAAGGAGCCGGCGTCGTCAGTTGGGAATTTCTCACCTCGATGCCCGAAAACGGGATGACCGAGGGAGGCATCCTGCCGGCTATCGTCGGCACGCTCTGCCTGGTGGCGGGCAGCATCGCCGTCGCGTTTCCGCTCGGCGTGATGTCGGGCATCTATGTCAGCGAATACGCCCGCGACAACTGGCTCGTCAGAGTGATCCGCGTCATGACGAGCAACCTGAGCGGCGTGCCGTCGATCGTGTTCGGCCTGTTCGGCATGGCGCTTTTCGTCCGTACGCTCGGGTTCGGCGACTCGATCATCGCCGGCTCGCTGACCCTCGCCCTGCTCGTGCTGCCGATCGTGATCCGGACGACCGAGGAGGCGATACGCTCGATCGACAACTCGCTGCGCAACGGCAGCTACGCGCTCGGCGCGACCAAATTGCAGACCGTCTGGCGCGTACTGCTGCCGATGGCTTTCCCGAACATCGTCACCGGGCTGATCCTCTCGATCGGCCGCGTGTCGGGCGAGACGGCGCCCATTCTGTTCACGGCCGCCGCCTATTTCCTGCCGAAACTGCCCGACAGTATTTTCGATCAGGTCATGGCCCTGCCTTATCACCTGTACGTGATCGCAACGAGCGGAACGGATCTGGAAGCCTCCCGTCCGATGGCTTACGGAACGGCTCTCGTGCTGATCGCGATCGTATTGCTGATCAATCTGCTGGCAAACGGACTGAGACGCTATTTCGGCCGCAAAGTGAAAACGAACTAA
- the fabF gene encoding beta-ketoacyl-ACP synthase II: MKQRRVVVTGIGTINPLGNSIEEYFSNLEKGVSGAGPITHFDPSNFKTKFACELKGYDAASFFDRKELRKYDLYSQYALVAAEQAVKDSGVDLEKIDRDMVGVIWGSGIGGLETFYQEVKSYVEGGFIPRYSPFFIPKMIADLAAGHISMKYGFRGPNFCTVSACSSSNHAMIDSLNYIRWGKADMILTGGSEAAINPPGVGGFNSMQALSTRNDEPQKASRPFDADRDGFVIGEGAGALLLEEYEHAVARGAKIYAEVAGGGMSADAYHLTAPHPEGVGAKKSMTDAIKDAGIAPDDIDYVNTHGTSTPVGDLAEVAGIVASFGDHVYDMNISSTKSMTGHLLGAAGAIEGLACIMAITKGIVPPTINVENLDPKIDPKINLTLNKAQKRDVKYALSNTFGFGGHNSTVVFKKI, encoded by the coding sequence ATGAAACAAAGAAGAGTTGTGGTAACGGGGATAGGCACCATCAACCCCTTAGGCAACAGCATTGAGGAATATTTCTCCAACCTTGAGAAAGGTGTGAGCGGAGCAGGACCCATTACTCATTTCGACCCTTCCAACTTCAAAACGAAATTCGCCTGCGAGCTCAAAGGCTACGACGCCGCCAGTTTCTTCGACCGCAAGGAGTTGCGCAAGTACGACCTGTACTCTCAGTATGCGCTCGTCGCTGCCGAACAGGCCGTCAAGGACTCGGGCGTCGATCTGGAGAAGATCGACCGCGATATGGTCGGAGTGATCTGGGGCTCCGGAATAGGTGGACTGGAAACGTTCTACCAAGAGGTAAAGAGCTATGTTGAGGGCGGCTTTATCCCTCGATATAGCCCTTTCTTCATTCCGAAGATGATCGCCGACCTGGCTGCCGGGCACATCTCGATGAAATACGGCTTCCGGGGTCCCAACTTCTGTACCGTTTCGGCCTGCTCGTCGTCGAACCATGCGATGATCGACTCGCTGAACTACATCCGCTGGGGCAAGGCGGACATGATCCTGACGGGAGGCTCCGAAGCCGCCATCAATCCTCCGGGAGTGGGCGGATTCAACTCCATGCAGGCTCTTTCGACCCGAAACGACGAGCCGCAGAAGGCCTCGCGCCCGTTCGATGCGGACCGTGACGGCTTCGTGATCGGGGAAGGCGCCGGAGCGTTGCTGCTCGAGGAATACGAGCATGCCGTAGCCCGCGGAGCCAAAATTTACGCCGAAGTGGCCGGCGGCGGCATGAGCGCCGACGCCTATCACCTGACCGCGCCCCATCCCGAAGGAGTCGGAGCGAAGAAATCGATGACCGACGCGATCAAGGACGCCGGCATCGCTCCCGACGACATCGACTATGTCAACACCCACGGCACGTCGACCCCGGTCGGCGATTTGGCCGAAGTGGCCGGCATCGTCGCTTCGTTCGGAGACCACGTATACGATATGAACATCAGCTCGACCAAGTCGATGACCGGACACCTGCTGGGCGCCGCAGGCGCGATCGAGGGTCTTGCCTGCATCATGGCGATCACGAAAGGGATCGTGCCTCCGACGATCAACGTCGAGAACCTCGATCCGAAGATAGACCCGAAGATCAACCTGACGCTGAACAAGGCGCAGAAGCGCGATGTGAAGTACGCGCTGAGCAACACGTTCGGCTTCGGCGGGCATAACTCGACGGTCGTATTCAAAAAAATCTGA
- a CDS encoding arginase family protein produces MENEKRTVRLIYPQWQGGDIVRWVPEIRNPDDAARGYFLGAQLLAFLAPHSSVQTLTVPVADGIAERRVTDGVLDRDAIVAQTRAAVSMLRAGDPDRIVTFGGDCSVSAAPFAFLAGKYGDDAAVIWIDAHPDITLPGDAYSGYHAMALAACMGLGDAKILAELPARIDPSRVLLVGLRDWERDEIRARQRELGIAHLAPQDVAGDSRAVVEWLEGCGASKVLIHFDLDVLDPADLVAAVGVVPDGMTVDQVVQLIGDIARAREVVGLTVAEPMPRTAVRIRDMLKRLPSLE; encoded by the coding sequence ATGGAAAACGAAAAGAGAACGGTTCGCCTGATTTATCCCCAGTGGCAGGGCGGCGACATCGTCCGGTGGGTTCCCGAGATAAGGAATCCCGACGATGCGGCGAGAGGATATTTTCTGGGAGCGCAGCTGCTCGCCTTTCTGGCTCCGCACAGCAGCGTGCAAACGCTGACGGTTCCCGTCGCCGACGGCATTGCGGAGCGCCGGGTGACGGACGGAGTGCTCGACCGCGATGCGATCGTTGCCCAGACGAGGGCCGCCGTGAGCATGCTGCGTGCCGGCGATCCCGACCGGATCGTGACGTTCGGGGGCGACTGCTCCGTCAGCGCGGCTCCGTTCGCCTTTCTGGCCGGGAAGTACGGGGATGACGCGGCCGTGATCTGGATAGACGCTCATCCCGACATCACCTTGCCCGGCGACGCTTATTCCGGCTATCATGCGATGGCGCTCGCGGCCTGCATGGGTCTCGGCGATGCGAAGATACTCGCCGAACTACCTGCGCGCATCGACCCGTCGCGCGTGCTGCTGGTCGGTCTGCGCGATTGGGAGCGCGATGAAATCAGGGCGCGGCAGAGGGAGCTCGGCATCGCGCACCTCGCTCCGCAGGACGTGGCCGGCGACAGCCGCGCGGTCGTAGAGTGGCTGGAAGGTTGCGGGGCCTCGAAGGTGCTGATCCATTTCGATCTGGACGTGCTCGATCCGGCCGATCTCGTTGCGGCCGTGGGCGTCGTTCCGGACGGGATGACCGTCGATCAGGTCGTCCAGCTGATCGGCGACATCGCCCGGGCGCGGGAGGTGGTCGGTCTGACGGTAGCCGAGCCGATGCCCCGGACGGCCGTTCGGATCAGGGATATGTTGAAACGCTTGCCCTCGTTGGAGTAA
- the radC gene encoding RadC family protein: protein MEDHPLSDKQVREKLIARGASALTDTELLSILLHGSGPGGPATELAGRLLDRFEGSLARMGRCSLAELRSAESLGIARAAVLSAALELGRRLRAEQSRSLDQVQTDRDVIEMFRPLIAELPYEEFWALYLNSSNRVLDRVRISQGGVSATVVDHRLIVKRAVEKLAHAVILVHNHPSGSELPSEEDRTVTERVAQAVSLFDIALLDHIIVTSGPCYSFRNEGFFDDRD from the coding sequence ATGGAAGATCACCCGCTTTCCGACAAACAGGTCCGGGAAAAGCTCATTGCCCGGGGAGCCTCCGCATTGACGGATACCGAACTACTGAGTATTCTGCTTCACGGCAGCGGTCCCGGCGGCCCGGCCACCGAGCTGGCCGGGCGCCTGCTCGACCGCTTCGAGGGCAGTTTGGCGCGAATGGGCCGGTGCAGTCTGGCAGAACTGCGCTCGGCCGAGAGTCTGGGCATTGCCCGGGCCGCCGTACTGTCCGCCGCGCTGGAACTGGGCCGCAGACTGAGAGCCGAGCAAAGCCGGTCGCTCGATCAGGTACAGACCGACCGCGACGTAATCGAGATGTTCCGTCCGCTGATCGCCGAGCTGCCTTACGAAGAATTCTGGGCCCTGTATCTCAACTCGTCGAACCGGGTGCTCGACCGTGTACGCATCAGTCAGGGCGGCGTATCGGCCACGGTCGTCGACCACCGGCTGATCGTCAAGCGGGCCGTCGAGAAGCTGGCCCACGCCGTGATCCTCGTGCACAATCACCCCTCGGGCAGCGAACTCCCGAGCGAGGAGGACCGCACGGTGACCGAGCGCGTCGCGCAAGCCGTCTCGCTGTTCGACATCGCGCTGCTCGACCATATCATCGTCACGTCCGGCCCCTGTTACAGTTTCCGCAACGAAGGCTTTTTCGACGATAGAGATTAG
- the pepE gene encoding dipeptidase PepE, producing the protein MRLLLISNSTNAGEAYLEYPKRQIADFLGGVRQVAFVPYAAVTFSYDDYLTKVQARFSELGIDVRSVHRESDPARMLSQAEAIVVGGGNTFALVKAMQEQGLLRVIRERVPEGVPYVGWSAGSNVACPTICTTNDMPIVEPATFTAAGLVPFQINPHYTDAHPDGHAGETREQRLLEYVEANPCMTVAGLREGCILRVENGRIELIGERPMRIFRKGQAPYEVRPGDDLNFLLD; encoded by the coding sequence ATGCGCCTGTTGCTGATCAGCAATTCGACCAATGCCGGCGAGGCTTATCTCGAGTACCCCAAGCGGCAGATCGCCGATTTCCTCGGCGGTGTCCGGCAGGTCGCTTTCGTGCCTTATGCGGCCGTGACGTTTTCCTATGACGATTACCTGACCAAAGTGCAGGCCCGTTTTTCGGAACTCGGCATCGATGTGCGTTCGGTGCATCGCGAGAGCGATCCGGCCCGCATGCTGTCGCAGGCGGAGGCGATCGTCGTCGGAGGAGGAAACACTTTCGCGCTTGTGAAGGCGATGCAGGAGCAGGGCTTGCTGAGGGTGATCCGCGAGAGAGTGCCCGAAGGCGTTCCGTACGTCGGCTGGAGCGCCGGCAGCAATGTCGCCTGTCCGACGATCTGCACGACCAACGACATGCCGATCGTCGAGCCGGCTACGTTCACGGCGGCAGGGCTCGTTCCGTTCCAGATCAATCCGCACTATACCGACGCCCATCCCGACGGTCATGCCGGCGAGACGCGCGAACAGCGGCTGCTCGAGTATGTCGAAGCCAATCCGTGCATGACGGTCGCAGGGCTTCGCGAAGGATGTATCCTGCGTGTCGAGAACGGGCGGATCGAGCTGATAGGCGAACGTCCGATGCGGATCTTCCGCAAGGGGCAGGCGCCCTACGAGGTGCGGCCCGGCGACGATCTGAATTTCTTACTGGATTAG
- a CDS encoding YraN family protein has product MQSREAGLRGEQAAAEWLIANGFELLHRNWRSGRYELDIVALREGVLHVVEVKCRRSGALSPPEEAMTPRKFAALMRAAEHYVALYGFDTDTQFDLVTVEYRPDGECDLHYFPNAMTPRW; this is encoded by the coding sequence GTGCAGTCGCGCGAGGCGGGCCTGAGGGGCGAGCAGGCGGCGGCCGAATGGCTTATTGCCAACGGGTTCGAGCTGTTGCATCGAAATTGGCGCAGCGGGCGTTACGAACTCGACATCGTGGCTCTGCGCGAGGGCGTGCTCCATGTCGTCGAGGTCAAGTGCCGCCGGAGCGGCGCGCTCTCGCCGCCCGAGGAGGCGATGACGCCCCGCAAGTTCGCGGCGCTGATGCGGGCCGCCGAGCATTATGTCGCGCTCTACGGCTTCGATACGGATACGCAGTTCGATTTGGTGACGGTCGAGTATCGGCCGGACGGGGAATGCGACCTGCATTATTTTCCGAATGCGATGACACCGCGCTGGTGA
- the rnc gene encoding ribonuclease III — MLDRIRLYWKLHHSRDKAYYKALDGIFGVCPNNIELYKLALIHRSASLFLDDGTPINNERLEFLGDAVLESIVSDYLFIEFPEQNEGFLTKLRSRIVSRASLNKLAVRIGLDRHIITQGNYSSQQKNLYGDALEAMVGALYLDKGYDFTNRLIINHLLNRYIDLVDMTEQETDFKSRLIEWSQKNKRALSFDTVPSPLYTQKIPHFHTSVSIDGQPTGTGEGHSKKSSEQKAALSALIRLRETGEHGTAEHIEE, encoded by the coding sequence GTGCTCGACCGGATACGATTGTACTGGAAGCTGCATCACAGCAGGGACAAGGCGTATTACAAGGCACTGGACGGGATTTTCGGCGTCTGCCCGAATAATATAGAGCTTTATAAGCTGGCCTTGATTCACAGGTCAGCTTCTCTTTTTCTGGACGACGGCACGCCGATCAACAACGAGCGGCTCGAATTTCTGGGCGACGCCGTGCTCGAGTCGATCGTCTCGGACTATCTGTTCATCGAGTTTCCCGAGCAGAACGAGGGCTTTCTGACGAAGCTGCGGTCGCGCATCGTCAGCCGAGCGTCGCTGAACAAGCTGGCCGTCCGTATCGGGCTCGACCGGCACATTATCACGCAGGGCAACTACAGTTCCCAGCAGAAAAACCTCTACGGCGACGCGCTCGAAGCCATGGTCGGAGCGCTCTATCTGGACAAGGGGTACGATTTCACCAACAGATTGATAATAAACCATCTGTTGAATCGATATATCGATCTGGTCGATATGACCGAGCAGGAGACCGACTTCAAGAGCCGGCTGATCGAGTGGAGCCAGAAGAACAAGCGCGCCCTGTCGTTCGACACGGTGCCGAGCCCGCTCTATACACAGAAAATCCCGCACTTTCACACGAGCGTCTCGATCGACGGACAGCCGACCGGCACCGGCGAGGGACACAGCAAGAAAAGCTCCGAGCAAAAAGCCGCTCTGTCGGCTCTGATCCGGCTCCGCGAAACGGGCGAGCACGGCACGGCGGAGCATATCGAAGAGTAA
- the phoU gene encoding phosphate signaling complex protein PhoU, with protein MRHTEESIKRVKKSLAEMWLLVQGQVEKVSAALLERNRELALEVRSREKMVDAYELTVDRECENFFALLTPVAVDLRMMLSIVKINNNLERIGDFADGIAVFVVENLNDKITPELIERLELKRMFQETLCMLSLCKAALANEDSAMAGKVFAKDNLVDRINADAIAVLAEHMSAHPDAIADCLHLHSAIRRIERIGDRCSNIAEDIVFYLEARVLKHHDTGPAEEK; from the coding sequence ATGCGACATACCGAAGAATCGATCAAGCGCGTCAAAAAAAGCCTGGCCGAGATGTGGCTTCTCGTGCAGGGGCAGGTCGAAAAAGTCTCAGCCGCCCTGCTCGAGCGGAACCGCGAACTGGCGCTCGAAGTGCGCAGCCGCGAAAAAATGGTCGATGCCTACGAGCTGACGGTCGACCGCGAGTGCGAGAATTTTTTCGCGCTGCTGACGCCGGTAGCCGTCGACCTGCGCATGATGCTGTCGATCGTCAAGATCAACAACAACCTGGAGCGCATAGGCGACTTCGCCGACGGCATCGCCGTCTTCGTCGTCGAAAACCTCAACGACAAGATCACGCCGGAGCTGATCGAACGGCTCGAACTCAAACGGATGTTCCAAGAGACGCTGTGCATGCTGAGCCTGTGCAAGGCGGCCCTGGCCAACGAGGACAGCGCGATGGCGGGCAAGGTCTTCGCCAAAGACAATCTGGTCGACCGGATCAACGCCGACGCGATCGCCGTGCTGGCCGAGCACATGAGCGCGCATCCCGACGCGATCGCGGACTGTCTGCACCTGCATTCCGCGATCCGCCGCATCGAACGTATCGGCGACCGGTGCAGCAACATCGCCGAGGACATCGTGTTCTATCTGGAAGCGCGGGTACTCAAACACCACGATACCGGACCGGCCGAAGAGAAGTAA
- the pstB gene encoding phosphate ABC transporter ATP-binding protein PstB, producing the protein MINISAKDVNFYYGSFHALKNITLGIERNTVTAFIGPSGCGKSTFLRLLNRMNDLIEETRLNGEIRIDGEDIYGRDVEVVELRKKVGMVFQKPNPFPKTIYENVAYGLRVNGVRDRRLIDERVESSLKGAALWDEVKDKLKKSAFELSGGQQQRLCIARALAVRPSILLMDEPASALDPISTSKIEDLIYELKKEYTIVIVTHNMQQAARVSDRTAFFYMGELVEYDQTRQMFLNPSKEATQNYVTGRFS; encoded by the coding sequence ATGATCAACATAAGTGCGAAAGACGTCAACTTCTATTACGGCAGCTTCCACGCGCTGAAGAACATCACGCTCGGCATCGAGCGCAACACGGTCACGGCCTTTATCGGCCCCTCGGGCTGCGGCAAGTCGACTTTCCTGCGATTGCTGAACCGGATGAACGACCTGATCGAGGAAACGCGCCTCAACGGCGAGATCCGGATCGACGGCGAGGACATCTACGGCCGGGACGTCGAGGTCGTCGAGCTGCGCAAAAAAGTAGGCATGGTTTTCCAGAAACCGAATCCGTTTCCGAAGACGATCTATGAGAACGTCGCATACGGACTGCGCGTGAACGGCGTCCGCGACCGCCGGCTGATCGACGAGCGCGTCGAGAGCTCGCTCAAGGGAGCCGCGCTGTGGGACGAGGTGAAAGACAAACTGAAGAAATCGGCCTTCGAGCTGTCGGGCGGGCAACAGCAGCGCCTCTGCATCGCGCGGGCGCTGGCCGTGCGGCCGTCGATCCTGCTGATGGACGAGCCGGCCTCGGCGCTCGACCCGATCTCGACATCGAAAATCGAGGACCTGATCTACGAACTGAAAAAGGAGTACACGATCGTCATCGTCACGCACAACATGCAGCAGGCGGCGCGCGTCAGCGACCGTACCGCATTCTTCTACATGGGCGAGCTCGTCGAGTACGATCAGACCCGGCAGATGTTTCTGAACCCCTCGAAAGAGGCCACGCAGAACTACGTGACCGGCCGGTTCAGCTGA